The following is a genomic window from Desulfomonilia bacterium.
GCTTCCCTTGTAAGGTCAGGGGCGATTATAACCGTCCTGTGTGAATTGATATGAAGCACATGGTTGTCCTGGTTTGCCGCTGGCCCCAGCTTCCAGCCCTTGTCCAGTGCGAGTATATAATTGGGCAGGTAATCGTTGGTATAGATGCCGTCATCCTTGTTGCCGGTTTCCATAAGCACGAAATTATCTGCGACTGTTTCATCATATTCAAATTGATTGAACATTTTTTCTTCCCTGCCGGGATGATTGAACTGTGCAATGGCATTTTTCCGGTCAATCCATGAGTAAATGCTTGGTGCCAGGCAGGGGAGGACCGGATCAAACGGTGTAATCAGGAAGTCTGTATAACAAGGCGTATCGAAGATGCATATATGTCCATAGGCGGGATTGCTCCATTCAAAGCCCCTGATAGCTACAAACTCGCCATCGGCATTGGCATCGTCGGCGGCTTTGCCTATCTCTTTCCAGGCCTTGTCATTGAGCCAGTATTTTGGTTTGAGGTTGATGTCCAGCCAAACGTCATGGTCTGTTACCGCACAGAAATCAAGGCCGAGGTCTTTTGCATAGGCAAATGAATCGGCCGGGGTATAACCCTTAACCTCGGGCCAGGAATAATTTGTATGTCCATGAAGGTTTCCGTAATAAATACTCATTTCTCCGAGAAGGCTCTCTTCTGTTATGGGTGTTTTCCGACTGTCATCATTTGTCTGTTCGTCGGAAGTATTCACCGGTTCTTCACTGCCAGAACTGGAGCAGGCACAGAACAAAAGCGCGAAAAGAATGGCGGTGAAAATATAAAGCCTCATCTTCATGAAAGCCTCCTGCGGTCTTCGTCTTAATTATATATGCACACCGGGTGCCAAGCGTAAGTAGCTGAAAAGGTTTCCGAAATTGGTGATAATGGAAAGAATATGCCCATAATTCAGGCAAATTAATGGCAAATTATTACATCTCGAAACGACTGATTAAATTATTGTCTTCAGGTGTGTGGCGGGGCGCTTTTGTTTAAGCCGCCCCGCATAACTTGTAAGATTAAACCGCTTCGATAGAGAGCGCCATTCCCTGGCCGCCTCCTATGCACAGTGATGCAAGGCCGAGCGATATATTTCTTCGCCTCATTTCGTGCATAAGCGCAACAATGATTCGCGCGCCCGTGCAGCCGATCGGGTGGCCGATTGAGATTCCAGAACCGTTTACATTGCAGATATCCTCGGATATGCCCAGTTCGCTGATGCAGGCAATTGCCTGGGAAGCAAAGGCCTCGTTAAGTTCGAAGAGGCCGTAGTCTTTAATGGATGTACCCGTGATCCTCAAGAGTTTGCGGATTGCAGGAATGGGTCCGAGTCCCATGTAAGCCGGATCGAGTCCGCCGGTTGCGTAGCCTTTGATTCTTGCAAGCGGTTTCAGTCCCATGGCTTTGGCCTTGTCTTCATCCATAAGCAGGCATGCCGCCGCGGCGTCATTGATGCCCGATGCATTTCCTGCTGTAACCGTGCCGTCTTTTTTAAATACCGTTGCCAGCTTGCCCATTTTTTCAAGTGTGGTTTCCATTGGCCTTTCGTCTATGTCGAATATTTTGGGGTCGCCCTTTTTCTGGGGGATTACCACAGGAATTATCTCGTCTTTCAGAATACCGCTCTTGATTGCGGCAAGGGCCCTGTTGTGGCTTGCAAGCCCCAGCCTGTCCTGCTCGGCCCGGCTGATACCGTATTTTTCAGCGATATTTTCAGCGGTGATGCCCATATGGTATCCGTAAAAAATCTCAAAAAGGCCGTCAAAGACCATCAGGTCCGTGATCTTGCCGAAGGGCATGTCCATGCGGTATCCCCAGCGTGCCTTGGGCATTGCATACGGGACATCGCTCATATTTTCCATGCCGCCTGCAATAATCGCCGATGCGTCTCCGGCCTTGATCGCCGCTGCGCCCAGTGCTATCGCCTTCATGCCGGATGCGCATACCTTGCTAACCGTAAAAGCGGTCGTTTCCTTCGGAAGACCGGCCATGATCATGGCCTGCCTTGCAGTGTTCTGGCCCTGTCCCGCATAGAGAACATTGCCCATGATAACCTCGTCAATGACTATATCATTGCCGTTTTCGAATCCGGCATATTTTTTTTCAATTTCGCTGAGGCCCTGCCCCTTGAGCTTGTCCGGGGCGTCAGCTTCTGCGTCTGCCGAAACAGCCGGTTTTAGGCCGATTTTTTCCAGCGCACCTTTTATTACGAGTGCACCGAGCTCTTTGACCGGGATATCTTTCAGTGTGCCGCCGAATGCTCCGACTGCTGTCCTTACACCGCTTACCAAGACCACATTTGCCATACAACCCTCCTTGAAAAACTTTCTTTTTTATGTTTTTTCAGAGAGGAAGTATCACATAAACACTATTTAATGGCAAGAATTCATAATTCATTTTTCTGCAGGGTCATACCGCCTGCAACAGGACTGTTCCCGGCCAATCAGGTGTGATATAAATAAAAGAATATTCCAAGCGAGGGGGGAGTTATGGCAGATCTCATAACAGGTGAAGGAAAAATAAGGTTCGGATTTTATGATGAGCCCGTTGACAACATAAACTATGCAGATTATGCGCTGGAAACGCCCATGGATATAAAGGTGCCCAGGCTGCTGAAAAAATTTCTTGTTAACCAGTTTCATTTTTCAGGAATAATAGGCCCGGAAGTAATAGTGGGAATGGCCGTGGTCGATCTCAAGTACATTGCCAATGGGTTTCTGTATGTATACGACCGGAAGACGAAAACCCTTGTTGAAACAAATAAGATCACACCCTTCGGAATAGGCGGCACCATTATCCCGACTGCCAGGAGCTATGACAGCTCGTTTTCATCGGGCGGCCTTGATATTGCAGTAACATCTTTCAGGATGATGGCCAGTGCGCCAGAAATAAACCTCGATATAAAAATTACAAAACCCACTGAACCTTTGCGGCTATGCACACGCACAGGTTACCGGGGATGGGTGTACATGGAGAAAACGACGCCGATACCTGTTTCGGGCAAGGTCACGTGTAAAGGAAAGACATATGAGATATCATCGCCAGATTATATGGGACTTATGGACTGGACGACAGGCACCATGCGCCGTGATACATACTGGGAATGGGCAGCGACCGCGACAACGTTGCCTGACGGAAGGCCATTCGGGCTCAATCTCTGCTGCGGGGTGAACGATACAAGCTTTACCGAAAACGCCTTCTGGCTTGATGGCGCCAGGACAAAGGTCGATACCGTCAATTTCGAATTCGATAATCATGACTTGCACAAGCCCTGGAGGATTACATCCTATGACAAAAGGGTGGCCCTTACATTCAATCCTGAAGGCATGCGCGGGGAGAAGCTTAATGCCGTGCTCGTCAAATCGAAATTCTCGCAGTTCATGGGGACGTTTGAAGGAACGCTCAGAACGGAAAGCGGAGAGATCCTTGAAATAAGAGATATACCTGGGTGGGCGGAGGATCATTATGCCAAATGGTAAATATACAGTATAGGGCGTTATAATTTTGCATACCTTTGTCGCTTCCTAGGCTCGTCACTGCGGCGTACGTCAATGTACGCCTCATTCCTCGCCGTCGTCGCTTCGCGGTCTGCTTTGTTATAACGCCCTATACAGCTTTCGCCGTTGATACCGGGCTTAATAACAATTGAGCATTCATTTTTTGTGACGATTGTTCAAGTTTCCATCACGTGGGATACTGTTGATTGCTGTAAAAACCGCTTTTAGTGCATATCTTCGGCAGAAGCATATAGTTTTTCAGCAATCAAAAAATGAAGATTTCTTTTGGTGATAACACCAGAAATAGGTTGCGCTACGGAGTGGTGTCAGCTGATTTGATTTGTTAAAGTTTGTTTTTATTTTCTAATTCTATTTCTACTGAAACTTCCTTTAGTTTAGAAATAAATTCTGTTCGCTCAGCAAACACATAATAATACCACTTGTTATCAGTATGTTGAATATATTTTTGTTTTGCTGTTTTTATTCCTATGCTTTTAAGATAATTATATGTATATTCTGCGGTTGTTTTCTCATTATCGTTAAATATTCTTACCGCTACCTTGGGAATACTTTCATATAAATAGTCTGCGCCATAAGAAAAACTCCCATCTTTGTACCATCCTGTTGTAGGTATTTCATAATCCTTCATTTTTTATTCCTTTAACGACCAAAATCACTCGCTGCTACCACAGCGGAGCTAGCTACTAAAAAATACCACTGGACGTGACGCGGAGCAAGCGCAGACGCATAGCAACACGCTGGTAGCAGTCGGGTGGATTTTATGGTAAGGCGAAATTTTCCAATAAATCGGTAATCCAATTTTTTATGACTTTAAAGCCAGGGTCAGAAATTCTAGTGAATGAATTTAGCATATTTATACCTATTTCTGATTTATTACTAGATTCTATGTCTGTCACATTTGAAGAAGAAATAATTGATACTAATGCTTTTGATAATTCTTTTATGGAGTAGAGAACTCGAGAAATGTATAGAGCCGCATATTTATCAAAAAATGCTATGTTCTCATTGAACATGATAATTTTTTCATTATCTATTTTTTTGTCTAACTGACTGTTATAAATTTGAAATAGAATGCCATCCTGAGGGCCATTAAAAACTATAGTAGAAGCTCCATAATGCACAATATCATCTCTTACACTTCTCATATTCATAAACCAAGATGAAGCGTATTTAATAATGCTTTCAATACTGCTATCAATACGAGAAGAATTTTTATTTGTCCATTCACACAACTTTCTAAATGAGTCTGGCAATTGCCCGCCATTGGGCAACAATAGTCCTATTGTTTGGGCAACATAATCCATTATTGAGCGTATCTCGGTATGAAAATGCTCAATATCAACACTTACATAACGATGCCAAGAGACATAAATTTCTTTTTTTTCAAGGGCAATGCTTTTTAACCATTCAATTCGCTCAATTATAATTCCAATATTTTTAAAATCTCTGTTGATTTTTTTAATGTAGGAATAAACTTTCTTATATTTCTCATCTTTATCTTCTAATTTTTCAATAAAAATTGCCAGTTGAACTTCTTTAAATTGAGTTTGCAGAAAAGATTCGCCCCCATCATCATTGAACAACAGCGCTACTTCTTCAAGTATTTTTTGAATGTCTGTTTCCATATTTACCCTCTATGTATTAGCCTAACAATTAATATACCCAATGACCTTTTTCGCAGTATTTTATTAAATAATACTTTTACTAACAGTAAATGAAAAGAGAAAATATGTCATAAAATCAGCAGATATCTAGTCTGACCACCGGGTATTTTATGAAAATAAAGACATAAAGCCCAGCGGATATATTATGGATAAATTGTCCGATGTAATCAGAACCGACATTCTTCCCGAGTTTCAAACCTTTCTTTTGGAGAAGAAACTAGTGCCGGAAAGGAATGTTTTCTTTTATGCCTTGCGGGCAAGTAAATATTTCACCAAGCAGTTGAACAGGTAAATAAATTAAGGAGTACATAGCGTCATAACTTTGCAGACCGCGAAGCGACGGCGGCGAGGAACAAGGCGTACATTGACGTACGCCGTAGTGACGAGCCAAGGAAGCGACAAAGGTATGCAAGGTTATGACGTTATGTACCCGTGCGTGACCATTGAATGCCACTCCTTGTATCTGATCGAGAGGATCAGGAAGTCTCTTTCATTGTCGACGTCAAGTGCGGCGCCGCCCTGAGAGGTTTCGACTATCTTGACCTGGGCGTCGAGTATCCCGGATAGAAGGCTTTCAAGCTCAGCCCTTGTAACCGGATAGCTGGTCAGTTTTGCCAGAGGCTTAAGCCCTATCGAGGAGAGTCCGGTCGATATCTGGAGCAGCAGATAGAGCCATAATGTCCTTCCGATATGCCTGGGCCCCAGTTTTACGATCTCTCCTATGGAGCGGATGATGTTCAGCAGCTCTTTCTGGTAGCGATATTCATATACCTTGAGCGCAAGCTCTATGCCGTATTTGAGCTTGAACGGTTTTGCCATGTGCATGTTGTTCTGGCGGAAATTTCCATCCCTGACATGAAAGGTCGCCATCTTGATGCCGGGCTTGCCTTTCCTGGGTTCAAAACGCTTCAGTATGGTCTCAGATGTGATGCCGGCGCAATAATCATATATGGACATGTCACATTTTTTTATGAACTCTTTCAATTCATTTACAGTCAGCAGCGGGATGTCGCCGGCCAGGCCGAGTACGGCCTTTTCCCTGTAATTATTTGAAATATTTTCTGTCAGGATTCCGGTATCGCGATATTCGGGAATGGTCTGAAGAAAAGCCTCCCAGCAATTTTCCATAAGGTTCCGCCGCTGCTCGATTATCCGGACATCAAGATCGCCTATTACTGCCTCGAACTTTTTCTTCGGACCGACTACTACAATCTGCCCGATTTCATCGCAGGACTTGAGTGTTTCGACGATGTGCCTGATGATGGGTTTTCCATCGACTTCCAGCAGGGCCTTGTTTTTCCTGAACACCTTCTTTGAGGCCCTTCCATCCCCGGCGGCTACAATGCAATCAACTATCATGAGAAACCTCCTGAGAGATATAAGCAGAAATATATCTTCTCTTATGCCAAGGTCAAGACGGGCTTCTACACTGCCAGTTTATTCAATATGGACAAGAGAAGCTTCCAGAAGTTGCCGACGCTTTCAATCCTCACCCTCTCAAAAGGCGAATGGGCATGCTCAATGGTCGGGCCGAGCGAGATGGTTTCAATGCCAGGGATCTTGTCCGCTATCACTCCGCATTCAAGGCCCGCATGGATTACTCTGACCTCGGGCTCCCTGCCGAACAGTTCCAGATGGGCCTCTTTGCAGACCCTGAGTATGCCGGAATCAAAATCGGGAATCCATGCGGGATAATCGTGATCGAAGGTGATCTTTGCACCTGCCAGTCTTCCGATTGATGCTATTCTGCCCGCAAGTTCCTCCATCGCCTCTTTATGGATGCTTCTCTGCATGGTTTTGACCGTGACGTGGCCTTCTTCTGTTCTTACAACACCAAGGCTTGTTGATGTCTTGATCATGCCATGAGGGACATCAACAGCCTCAACGCCTGAGGGGATTGCGTTCAGGGCCTCGATTATTGCTGAGGTCTGTTTTACGGAAATCACATCTTCCGGCATGGGTGCATCCTCAAATGTTATTGCGAGTCCTTCATCGATTCCTTTGAGCATTGTCCTGTATTTTCCGAAAAATTCTTCTGCATGCGCTTTCAGTTTTTTCAGTCTTGAAGGAGTAGCTGCTATCAGCGCTTCCGCCTCTCTCGGTATCGAGTTGCGCAGGTTGCCGCCTGATATTGAGGACAATCTGAATGCGATTCCGGATGAGGCCAGAAGGCCCGCCATGATCTTTATCGCATTGCCCCTGCCTTCGTGGATGTCCGTTCCCGAATGTCCGCCTTTGAGACCCTTGACCTTTACGGTTACGGCCTGAAGTCCTCCGGGGGTCTTGACTCTTTTGATACCGAATTTCAGATCTGTTTCTCTGCCGCCTGCGCATCCGATGTACAGGATTCCGTCTTCCTCCGAATCAAGGTTGATGAGTGTCCTGCCGTGAATGAGCGACGCATCCATTTTGACCGCGCCGGTCAGCCCTGTCTCTTCGTCAATTGTAAAGAGAAGTTCAAGCCCGGGATGAGTGAGCGAGAAATCCTCCATTATGGCGAGCATTGCCGCGCAGGCAATGCCGTTATCGGCGCCGAGCGTCGTTCCGCAAGCCTGTACCCATTCTCCGTCCCGGACCAGTCTGATCGGGTCCTTTTCAAAGTCATGCTCGGTATCCTTGTTTTTCTCGCAGATCATATCCAGGTGGGCCTGGAGGATTACGGTTTTGTCATTTGCACTGCCCATGGCAGGTTTATAGACGACCACGTTTCCAGCCGGGTCAGTTTTATAGTCAAGGCCGTATTCTTGTGCCTTGGCTATGACGAAATCCCTTGACTGTGCCTCGTTTTTGGAATTCCTCGGGATTGCCGAGAGCTGGACGAAACTCTGCCAGAGCGACTTTGGTTCAAGGCTGCTTACCGTATCCATTAATTTACCCCCCGATTGCTTTTTTCAATGTCCTGGTTTCAAAGAAGGATTTCAATGTCTGATGTGGTATTGATGTTGGAAAATATCCTTAACGGATCCCCGAATTTATTTATAGATAAATTTCCTATATATTCCGTATTCATCTGTTCGATGAGATTCAATATCTTGAATCTGTTCTTTTCCAGCAGCGTTTTTATGACCGGGATTGCGGCTTTTGAATAGATTGCATGCAGAGGCTCAATGCCCTTTGACAGTCTCGGTATTATTATGTCCGCCTTTTCCTTGAGTCCGGCCATATAACTGATAAGTTTCATATTGAGATTTGGCATGTCCGCAGCGAATATAAAGCAGTAAGGATTGGCTGATGAGACTAGCGCCGTATATATTCCACCGAGCGGCCCACATCCTGGAATGATGTCGGAAACAGTCTTATATCCTGCAATCTCCTGCCTGAAATGGCCGACAAGGATTATTTCCGAAAACAGGGGGTTCAGCACGGAAACGACCTTTTCCACCAGCATGACGCCGTCAAGAGGCTCTATCACCTTGTCGCGGCCGAAGCGGCGGGATTTCCCGCCGATCAGTACCGCTGCTGTTATATCCGGAAGTATGCCCTGTTCAATCAAAGGCTAAATCCACTTCAATATGCCAGCGAATACGATCAGCATGACCGCGTTCAATGCGAACATGCCGCCGATCACTCTGATCTGTGTTTTTGGCTGCCAGTCATAACAGTACATCGCTACTACCCAGAAAGGGATATATACAGTAATGAAGACGGTCAGTGCGCCCCACCATGGATAAACCCAAACAAAGCAGGGCGTCTTTACAAGGAATATCTCGAATATCGAAAAGAAGGCTGCATTAAAGAGGGCTATTAAAAGCCTGTTATTGATGCCTAATATTTTTGCCTTGGGGTCTTCAGGCAGGATTTTGCTGAATATGAGGCCTGCTATTGAAAACATCAGACTCAATTCGACCCCGACGCCAATAAGCAGCAGAAAGGCAGTGCCCGTCGGGACCGTCCACAAAGCATGACCGGTAAAATGCTGAATAAGTGCGTTTACGATTTCCACAAACCAGTGGACCATGTAAAGTGAGAGCCCTGCCGCAATACCCTTCCAGTTCTTT
Proteins encoded in this region:
- a CDS encoding CehA/McbA family metallohydrolase is translated as MKMRLYIFTAILFALLFCACSSSGSEEPVNTSDEQTNDDSRKTPITEESLLGEMSIYYGNLHGHTNYSWPEVKGYTPADSFAYAKDLGLDFCAVTDHDVWLDINLKPKYWLNDKAWKEIGKAADDANADGEFVAIRGFEWSNPAYGHICIFDTPCYTDFLITPFDPVLPCLAPSIYSWIDRKNAIAQFNHPGREEKMFNQFEYDETVADNFVLMETGNKDDGIYTNDYLPNYILALDKGWKLGPAANQDNHVLHINSHRTVIIAPDLTREALFAAFKERRTYATDDTNMRVIFKSGDTWMGSTVITDDDSILLTIMVKDDEPISSLEIITNKGEVAAEKSFSDEETSDIWQVSVPCRNGSYFFLKVIEKDTHNDELINPHFAFEETVTFT
- a CDS encoding acetyl-CoA C-acetyltransferase — encoded protein: MANVVLVSGVRTAVGAFGGTLKDIPVKELGALVIKGALEKIGLKPAVSADAEADAPDKLKGQGLSEIEKKYAGFENGNDIVIDEVIMGNVLYAGQGQNTARQAMIMAGLPKETTAFTVSKVCASGMKAIALGAAAIKAGDASAIIAGGMENMSDVPYAMPKARWGYRMDMPFGKITDLMVFDGLFEIFYGYHMGITAENIAEKYGISRAEQDRLGLASHNRALAAIKSGILKDEIIPVVIPQKKGDPKIFDIDERPMETTLEKMGKLATVFKKDGTVTAGNASGINDAAAACLLMDEDKAKAMGLKPLARIKGYATGGLDPAYMGLGPIPAIRKLLRITGTSIKDYGLFELNEAFASQAIACISELGISEDICNVNGSGISIGHPIGCTGARIIVALMHEMRRRNISLGLASLCIGGGQGMALSIEAV
- a CDS encoding DUF2804 domain-containing protein, which gives rise to MADLITGEGKIRFGFYDEPVDNINYADYALETPMDIKVPRLLKKFLVNQFHFSGIIGPEVIVGMAVVDLKYIANGFLYVYDRKTKTLVETNKITPFGIGGTIIPTARSYDSSFSSGGLDIAVTSFRMMASAPEINLDIKITKPTEPLRLCTRTGYRGWVYMEKTTPIPVSGKVTCKGKTYEISSPDYMGLMDWTTGTMRRDTYWEWAATATTLPDGRPFGLNLCCGVNDTSFTENAFWLDGARTKVDTVNFEFDNHDLHKPWRITSYDKRVALTFNPEGMRGEKLNAVLVKSKFSQFMGTFEGTLRTESGEILEIRDIPGWAEDHYAKW
- a CDS encoding nucleotidyltransferase family protein; protein product: MIVDCIVAAGDGRASKKVFRKNKALLEVDGKPIIRHIVETLKSCDEIGQIVVVGPKKKFEAVIGDLDVRIIEQRRNLMENCWEAFLQTIPEYRDTGILTENISNNYREKAVLGLAGDIPLLTVNELKEFIKKCDMSIYDYCAGITSETILKRFEPRKGKPGIKMATFHVRDGNFRQNNMHMAKPFKLKYGIELALKVYEYRYQKELLNIIRSIGEIVKLGPRHIGRTLWLYLLLQISTGLSSIGLKPLAKLTSYPVTRAELESLLSGILDAQVKIVETSQGGAALDVDNERDFLILSIRYKEWHSMVTHGYITS
- a CDS encoding aminoacyl-histidine dipeptidase; this translates as MDTVSSLEPKSLWQSFVQLSAIPRNSKNEAQSRDFVIAKAQEYGLDYKTDPAGNVVVYKPAMGSANDKTVILQAHLDMICEKNKDTEHDFEKDPIRLVRDGEWVQACGTTLGADNGIACAAMLAIMEDFSLTHPGLELLFTIDEETGLTGAVKMDASLIHGRTLINLDSEEDGILYIGCAGGRETDLKFGIKRVKTPGGLQAVTVKVKGLKGGHSGTDIHEGRGNAIKIMAGLLASSGIAFRLSSISGGNLRNSIPREAEALIAATPSRLKKLKAHAEEFFGKYRTMLKGIDEGLAITFEDAPMPEDVISVKQTSAIIEALNAIPSGVEAVDVPHGMIKTSTSLGVVRTEEGHVTVKTMQRSIHKEAMEELAGRIASIGRLAGAKITFDHDYPAWIPDFDSGILRVCKEAHLELFGREPEVRVIHAGLECGVIADKIPGIETISLGPTIEHAHSPFERVRIESVGNFWKLLLSILNKLAV
- a CDS encoding molybdenum cofactor guanylyltransferase, with amino-acid sequence MIEQGILPDITAAVLIGGKSRRFGRDKVIEPLDGVMLVEKVVSVLNPLFSEIILVGHFRQEIAGYKTVSDIIPGCGPLGGIYTALVSSANPYCFIFAADMPNLNMKLISYMAGLKEKADIIIPRLSKGIEPLHAIYSKAAIPVIKTLLEKNRFKILNLIEQMNTEYIGNLSINKFGDPLRIFSNINTTSDIEILL